One Methanobacterium formicicum DNA segment encodes these proteins:
- a CDS encoding DUF5518 domain-containing protein encodes MVIAKCRECEKEYQLNSSDNLGDFQCECGGELDYVDDFEVKNENSIKMKRIHWNTLILGIIVTAFLGFLLGLIGIIIATLCVGYSVDKNYKNGAVHGALAGFIGGFIAVNIGNVINIILPSNTNTEFGLLLITGTLIGITIYGFTGAICGAIGAFIKQKRS; translated from the coding sequence TTGGTAATTGCAAAATGCAGAGAATGTGAAAAAGAATATCAGTTGAACTCAAGTGATAATCTTGGAGATTTTCAGTGTGAATGTGGTGGGGAATTAGATTATGTTGATGATTTCGAAGTTAAAAATGAGAATTCAATAAAAATGAAAAGGATTCATTGGAATACTTTAATATTAGGAATTATTGTAACAGCATTTCTTGGTTTTTTATTGGGTTTAATTGGAATAATAATAGCAACATTATGTGTTGGTTACTCCGTTGACAAAAATTACAAGAATGGTGCTGTTCATGGAGCATTAGCCGGATTCATCGGTGGGTTCATAGCAGTCAACATTGGCAATGTCATAAATATTATTTTACCAAGCAATACCAATACAGAATTTGGTCTTCTTTTGATAACCGGAACATTGATTGGTATTACTATATATGGATTTACTGGTGCCATTTGTGGAGCTATCGGAGCCTTTATAAAACAAAAAAGAAGTTAA